In the genome of Drosophila yakuba strain Tai18E2 chromosome 3R, Prin_Dyak_Tai18E2_2.1, whole genome shotgun sequence, one region contains:
- the LOC6536891 gene encoding uncharacterized protein LOC6536891, with translation MELGIKLRLSRLISKSEAGLILTNLGDMAKTFSLTEEKLDDLFVEEVVSVVKLVGLLPDKDHIVPTCTRWLNIFQQSTPKERFSRNYMLLLLHKQLNDQKTLGYPFTWPGSFQMDLRTLHQMSLEMVDKGNHPSCENVADCKSDESLNEEELSSFSSCENIEEANRRLVEENAALSKESKELQCLIEKLQLKRAEGEHAIKRQHEQIYMMDKEKQYLKRIFACSSINALKQLCNGKDPGMFFDILYSVLCEDVSDHQQVKHFNEHFKTLLYAHMDHYRRQQRALLLEEASQSFDNLKAKVSKRYKSVLGMKLDAESQGLTLSAMRYLTVLRKLFIATFKGKPTTKKAVVKFLQQNYELMSEML, from the coding sequence ATGGAATTGGGGATAAAATTACGGCTTAGTAGGCTGATTTCTAAATCGGAAGCTGGTTTGATATTAACAAATCTTGGAGACATGGCCAAAACGTTTTCTTTGACCGAGGAGAAGTTAGACGACCTTTTCGTGGAGGAGGTCGTCAGTGTGGTGAAACTGGTGGGCCTGCTGCCTGATAAGGATCACATCGTGCCCACATGCACCCGATGGCTTAACATCTTCCAGCAGTCGACGCCGAAGGAACGCTTTTCCAGAAACTAtatgctcctgctccttcatAAGCAACTCAATGATCAAAAAACTTTGGGCTATCCATTTACGTGGCCGGGCAGTTTCCAGATGGATTTGCGCACTCTTCACCAAATGAGCTTAGAAATGGTTGATAAAGGGAACCATCCAAGCTGTGAGAATGTTGCAGACTGCAAATCTGATGAAAGTTTGAATGAGGAGGAACTGTCTTCCTTTAGTTCGTGCGAGAATATAGAGGAGGCCAATCGTAGGTTGGTCGAGGAAAACGCTGCACTGTCAAAGGAGTCGAAGGAGCTGCAGTGTCTGATCGAGAAGTTGCAGTTAAAGCGCGCTGAGGGCGAACATGCTATTAAAAGGCAACATGAACAGATTTACATGATGGACAAGGAGAAACAATATCTGAAGCGAATTTTTGCCTGCTCCTCAATCAACGCCCTAAAACAACTCTGCAATGGAAAAGATCCGGGAATGTTTTTTGACATCTTGTACAGTGTTCTCTGCGAAGACGTATCCGATCACCAGCAGGTGAAGCACTTTAACGAGCACTTCAAAACCTTGCTTTATGCCCACATGGATCACTACCGGCGGCAGCAGCGTGCTCTTCTGCTGGAGGAGGCAAGCCAAAGTTTCGATAATCTGAAAGCTAAGGTTAGCAAGAGATACAAAAGTGTGTTGGGCATGAAATTGGATGCCGAGAGCCAGGGGCTCACCCTCAGTGCCATGAGATATCTGACCGTCCTGCGGAAACTGTTCATCGCTACCTTTAAGGGCAAACCGACCACCAAGAAGGCAGTGGTCAAGTTCCTACAGCAAAACTACGAGCTTATGTCCGAGATGTTGTAG
- the LOC6536887 gene encoding prion-like-(Q/N-rich) domain-bearing protein 25 isoform X1, whose translation MSNLQWFLTLGVLCCAVLSPQGDGGVLAVFWPCESAADCTADGTSCDLASGQCECSTFDTVLAENFTQCLATSLIGEKCDDSVQCNLMPTGASCKAGVCDCADGQNYLRGKCRPLNGLGESCETDLDCYFGYDRASVSCQQNVCGCANGYYNRYGNICRRKSMEENDACVVNEDCDALGAGAECVGLVCTYVDEITTTPGDGGEETETTNPGSPEDDSTTAEAITETAEPEQETAFRSRRQLTKAFVHAPPPTHSDAAAQVSFAQLTNGDTEPLISPRSHEIAVQTSIEKYELKEVGRSVRNAATTTTATTATASTSTSSRRNSSRNQSHAHGQRRRLPALFRFDDEDIKTYSTLGSSRDDDDVDEKKYGSSCTDNGKSCSGLPHSICSKNICLCRQGYYARNGKCFAELGEIAESTDECEYEFDEVTKTCNCQKNYFYERDLRNCRKPIQYHLSCTSNSQCSPFGASYCHPEIPRRCTCEEYALYDAIKQLCEYKQGLGAECESNDACPVDNSLCSNRVCVCADSYFEKDEQCLRGIGADCSVEDDCLVENTVCQEKDEEDQSRTCQCRKGYVHFKDQCLKEAEELEDECVDDEQCKPLLASCNSEGKCGCSDEQHEKNGVCEKKRELGESCTKATECYVEKDPENVECRNSVCQCKVGYSANQNQCIRVMPNKKNSSGRPSALKIITFMLIGSAFLITSAAIKQAYY comes from the exons ATGTCAAACCTCCAATGGTTTCTAACGCTCGGCGTCCTTTGTTGTGCGGTTCTCAGTCCTCAAG GCGACGGCGGCGTGCTGGCCGTATTTTGGCCATGTGAAAGCGCCGCGGACTGCACAGCTGACGGTACTAGCTGCGATTTGGCCAGCGGCCAGTGCGAGTGCTCCACATTCGATACGGTGCTAGCGGAGAACTTCACCCAATGCCTGGCCACGTCCCTCATTGGTGAAAAGTGCGACGACAGCGTCCAGTGCAATCTTATGCCAACGGGGGCCAGTTGTAAAGCCGGGGTCTGCGATTGCGCCGATGGCCAGAACTATCTGCGTGGCAAGTGTCGCCCACTGAACGGACTCGGCGAGTCCTGCGAAACG GACTTGGACTGCTATTTTGGCTACGATCGTGCGTCTGTGAGTTGTCAGCAAAACGTGTGCGGCTGTGCAAATGGCTATTATAACAGATATGGAAACATCTGCCGTCGCAAATCAATGG AAGAAAACGATGCCTGCGTCGTTAACGAGGACTGTGATGCACTGGGCGCCGGTGCCGAGTGCGTTGGCCTAGTATGCACCTATGTGGACGAGATCACCACGACTCCGGGTGACGGGGGCGAGGAAACGGAGACGACCAATCCGGGCTCCCCAGAGGATGATTCAACCACAGCGGAGGCGATCACCGAGACCGCCGAGCCTGAACAGGAGACGGCCTTCAGGAGCCGAAGGCAGCTAACCAAGGCCTTTGTACACGCCCCCCCGCCCACTCACAGCGATGCCGCCGCCCAGGTGTCCTTCGCCCAGCTCACCAATGGCGACACCGAGCCGCTAATCTCGCCCCGATCCCACGAGATTGCCGTCCAGACGAGCATCGAGAAGTACGAGCTGAAGGAGGTGGGACGCAGTGTGCGCAATgcggccaccaccaccacagccACCACAGCCACCGCCTCCACGAGCACCAGTAGCAGGCGCAACTCCAGCCGCAACCAGAGCCACGCCCACGGCCAGCGCCGCCGCTTGCCCGCCCTCTTCCGCTTCGATGACGAGGACATCAAGACCTACTCCACGCTGGGCTCCAGCCGCGATGACGACGATGTCGATGAGAAGAAGT ATGGCAGCAGCTGCACGGATAATGGAAAGTCATGCTCGGGTCTGCCGCACTCGATCTgttccaaaaatatttgcctatGTCGCCAGGGCTACTATGCCCGCAATGGCAAATGTTTCGCCG AACTGGGGGAAATCGCGGAGAGCACGGACGAGTGCGAGTACGAGTTCGATGAGGTGACCAAAACCTGCAATTGCCAAAAGAATTATTTCTACGAGCGGGATCTGCGCAACTGCAGAAAAC CCATTCAATACCACTTGTCCTGCACCTCGAACAGTCAATGCAGTCCATTTGGAGCCTCCTATTGCCATCCGGAGATCCCGAGGAGGTGCACCTGCGAGGAGTACGCCCTCTACGATGCCATCAAGCAGCTGTGCGAGTACAAACAGGGCCTGGGAGCCGAGTGCGAGTCCAACGATGCCTGCCCAGTGGATAACTCCCTCTGCTCCAACCGCGTGTGCGTTTGTGCGGATAGCTACTTTGAGAAGGATGAGCAGTGCCTGCGGGGCATCGGTGCCGACTGCTCGGTGGAGGATGACTGCCTAGTTGAGAACACCGTCTGCCAGGAGAAGGACGAGGAGGATCAGTCGCGCACCTGCCAGTGTCGGAAGGGATATGTACACTTCAAGGATCAGTGCCTAAAAGAAG ccgaggagctggaggacGAGTGCGTCGACGATGAGCAGTGCAAGCCACTCCTGGCCAGCTGCAATTCGGAGGGCAAGTGTGGATGCAGCGATGAGCAGCACGAGAAGAACGGAGTCTGTGAGAAGAAGCGAG AGCTGGGTGAGTCGTGCACCAAGGCCACAGAGTGCTATGTAGAAAAGGATCCCGAGAACGTGGAGTGCCGCAACTCGGTGTGCCAGTGCAAAGTTGGCTACTCGGCCAATCAGAATCAGTGCATTCGTGTGATGCCCAATAAGAAAA ATTCTTCCGGTAGACCCAGTGCTCTCAAAATCATCACCTTCATGCTGATTGGCTCTGCTTTCCTGATCACCAGTGCGGCCATAAAGCAGGCCTACTACTAA
- the LOC6536888 gene encoding sialin isoform X2 — protein sequence MHVLEAVPPNRSAMSSKSWTLPRLSQSSASSAHGLLGSVRLTYAICAFLATCLHAAMRNMLGMIILKMVMPRPEDALVVPPEFGRLTEGNITSTGRCGSPRIIFNPQIQETQQSGDLPWTRNQELTFPGVYYYGYVVSISLSGYLADRCSSKVLFLVSLIFEAVAYILLPAMAHFSFEAAVVDLVICGLLAGCGNPAMYKLFVTWAHPTERTALLSFAYSGLLMGSMLVYPVASYLSNFGWELSFYVVGGVGLSLGIACCFLVYDTVEQHPRISDEEVEYLRQGKSQLGLQQQPVLRIPWKSLLTAPPAYAFILTHMFHTYSFLVIVQLMPRFMREAMEFELREVGFLSAAPYLGGICSKVMCILGGSYVERRVGSDQNCVRRMLYGICSILTTSLIGVIILADCNNKILVLVMFAFMMATTDMGFSGYWPTLLYFAPSFAGLLSGLANGLAHLSGFLAPHLVAALVHTGSKDEWNVVLVTLIACNTLAMLVFAFCSSTNLQPWDPRSRKEKETGSPRAQDSNS from the exons atgcatgtgCTGGAAGCTGTGCCTCCAAATCGCTCCGCCATGAGCAGCAAGTCGTGGACGCTGCCACGCCTCTCGCAGTCCAGCGCCTCCTCCGCCCACGGACTGCTGGGATCCGTCCGTCTGACCTACGCCATATGCGCCTTCCTGGCCACTTGCCTGCACGCCGCCATGAGGAACATGCTCGGCATGATCATCCTGAAGATGGTCATGCCTCGGCCGGAGGATGCACTGGTTGTGCCACCGGAGTTTGGTCGCCTAACGGAGGGAAATATCACCTCCACGGGGCGGTGTGGCTCTCCTCGGATCATTTTCAATCCCCAAATCCAAGAGACTCAG CAGTCTGGCGACCTGCCATGGACCCGAAATCAGGAGCTGACGTTCCCTGGTGTTTACTACTATGGCTACGTGGTTTCCATCTCGTTATCCGGCTACCTGGCAGATCGGTGCAGCAGCAAGGTGCTGTTCCTCGTGTCCCTAATCTTCGAGGCGGTGGCCTACATCCTGCTCCCAGCGATGGCGCATTTTAGCTTCGAGGCCGCAGTTGTTGATCTGGTCATTTGCGGCTTGCTGGCC GGCTGTGGCAATCCTGCAATGTACAAACTGTTTGTGACCTGGGCTCATCCCACTGAGAGAACAGCGCTCCTATCCTTCGCCTACAGTGGACTTCTGATGGGCTCCATGTTGGTTTACCCGGTGGCCAGTTACCTGAGCAACTTCGGCTGGGAGCTGTCCTTCTATGTAGTAGGTGGGGTTGGCCTTTCCTTAGGCATTGCCTGCTGCTTTCTCGTTTATGACACTGTGGAGCAGCATCCAAGGATATCGGATGAGGAGGTTGAATACCTTAGGCAGGGAAAGAGCCAATTGGGccttcagcagcagcca GTGCTGCGGATTCCCTGGAAGAGCCTGCTAACCGCTCCGCCCGCCTACGCCTTCATCCTGACCCACATGTTCCACACATACTCCTTTCTGGTGATTGTACAACTGATGCCGCGATTTATGCGCGAGGCCATGGAATTTGAGCTGCGCGAGGTGGGTTTCCTCTCGGCTGCTCCGTATCTGGGCGGGATCTGCTCGAAGGTGATGTGCATCCTGGGTGGCAGCTACGTGGAACGTCGCGTGGGTTCTGACCAGAACTGTGTGCGGAGAATGCTGTACGGGATCT GCAGCATCCTGACCACTTCTTTGATTGGGGTCATCATCCTGGCTGATTGCAATAACAAAATACTGGTACTTGTGATGTTCGCCTTCATGATGGCCACTACGGATATGGGTTTCAGTGGCTACTGGCCCACGCTGCTCTACTTTGCGCCCTCCTTCGCGGGATTGCTTTCGGGTCTGGCCAACGGACTGGCTCACCTTTCCGGATTCCTAGCTCCCCACCTTGTCGCCGCTCTGGTTCACACT GGCAGCAAGGATGAGTGGAATGTGGTGCTGGTGACGCTGATTGCCTGTAATACGCTGGCCATGTTGGTATTTGCGTTTTGCAGCAGTACGAACCTACAACCTTGGGATCCTCGTAGcagaaaagagaaagagacCGGGTCACCACGTGCTCAGGATTCGAATAGTTAG
- the LOC6536889 gene encoding polyadenylate-binding protein-interacting protein 2, with protein sequence MLLKVPSVDWTDQIIYVVDDDESLSDIDDEPDFSEYMWMENEEEFDKNELQRLEEEEIMQECFEAMIEDELEEQINEWEKAKTDEQNTALSALPKSQCDVEKSVLNPMADEFVPRCHVIDFPAS encoded by the exons ATGTTGTTAAAAGTGCCATCTGTGGACTGGACGGATCAAATAATTTACGTAGTGGACGATGACGAGTCGCTGTCAGACATCGACGATGAGCCAGATTTCTCCGAATACATGTGGATGGAGAACGAGGAGGAGTTCGACAAGAAC GAACTGCAAcggctggaggaggaggagatcaTGCAGGAGTGTTTTGAAGCCATGATAGAGGacgagctggaggagcagatCAACGAGTGGGAGAAGGCCAA GACGGACGAACAGAACACGGCGCTTTCCGCACTGCCCAAGAGCCAGTGTGATGTGGAAaagtctgttctgaatccgATGGCTGATGAGTTTGTTCCGCGTTGTCATGTTATAGATTTTCCAGCCTCATAA
- the LOC6536887 gene encoding prion-like-(Q/N-rich) domain-bearing protein 25 isoform X2, protein MPTGASCKAGVCDCADGQNYLRGKCRPLNGLGESCETDLDCYFGYDRASVSCQQNVCGCANGYYNRYGNICRRKSMEENDACVVNEDCDALGAGAECVGLVCTYVDEITTTPGDGGEETETTNPGSPEDDSTTAEAITETAEPEQETAFRSRRQLTKAFVHAPPPTHSDAAAQVSFAQLTNGDTEPLISPRSHEIAVQTSIEKYELKEVGRSVRNAATTTTATTATASTSTSSRRNSSRNQSHAHGQRRRLPALFRFDDEDIKTYSTLGSSRDDDDVDEKKYGSSCTDNGKSCSGLPHSICSKNICLCRQGYYARNGKCFAELGEIAESTDECEYEFDEVTKTCNCQKNYFYERDLRNCRKPIQYHLSCTSNSQCSPFGASYCHPEIPRRCTCEEYALYDAIKQLCEYKQGLGAECESNDACPVDNSLCSNRVCVCADSYFEKDEQCLRGIGADCSVEDDCLVENTVCQEKDEEDQSRTCQCRKGYVHFKDQCLKEAEELEDECVDDEQCKPLLASCNSEGKCGCSDEQHEKNGVCEKKRELGESCTKATECYVEKDPENVECRNSVCQCKVGYSANQNQCIRVMPNKKNSSGRPSALKIITFMLIGSAFLITSAAIKQAYY, encoded by the exons ATGCCAACGGGGGCCAGTTGTAAAGCCGGGGTCTGCGATTGCGCCGATGGCCAGAACTATCTGCGTGGCAAGTGTCGCCCACTGAACGGACTCGGCGAGTCCTGCGAAACG GACTTGGACTGCTATTTTGGCTACGATCGTGCGTCTGTGAGTTGTCAGCAAAACGTGTGCGGCTGTGCAAATGGCTATTATAACAGATATGGAAACATCTGCCGTCGCAAATCAATGG AAGAAAACGATGCCTGCGTCGTTAACGAGGACTGTGATGCACTGGGCGCCGGTGCCGAGTGCGTTGGCCTAGTATGCACCTATGTGGACGAGATCACCACGACTCCGGGTGACGGGGGCGAGGAAACGGAGACGACCAATCCGGGCTCCCCAGAGGATGATTCAACCACAGCGGAGGCGATCACCGAGACCGCCGAGCCTGAACAGGAGACGGCCTTCAGGAGCCGAAGGCAGCTAACCAAGGCCTTTGTACACGCCCCCCCGCCCACTCACAGCGATGCCGCCGCCCAGGTGTCCTTCGCCCAGCTCACCAATGGCGACACCGAGCCGCTAATCTCGCCCCGATCCCACGAGATTGCCGTCCAGACGAGCATCGAGAAGTACGAGCTGAAGGAGGTGGGACGCAGTGTGCGCAATgcggccaccaccaccacagccACCACAGCCACCGCCTCCACGAGCACCAGTAGCAGGCGCAACTCCAGCCGCAACCAGAGCCACGCCCACGGCCAGCGCCGCCGCTTGCCCGCCCTCTTCCGCTTCGATGACGAGGACATCAAGACCTACTCCACGCTGGGCTCCAGCCGCGATGACGACGATGTCGATGAGAAGAAGT ATGGCAGCAGCTGCACGGATAATGGAAAGTCATGCTCGGGTCTGCCGCACTCGATCTgttccaaaaatatttgcctatGTCGCCAGGGCTACTATGCCCGCAATGGCAAATGTTTCGCCG AACTGGGGGAAATCGCGGAGAGCACGGACGAGTGCGAGTACGAGTTCGATGAGGTGACCAAAACCTGCAATTGCCAAAAGAATTATTTCTACGAGCGGGATCTGCGCAACTGCAGAAAAC CCATTCAATACCACTTGTCCTGCACCTCGAACAGTCAATGCAGTCCATTTGGAGCCTCCTATTGCCATCCGGAGATCCCGAGGAGGTGCACCTGCGAGGAGTACGCCCTCTACGATGCCATCAAGCAGCTGTGCGAGTACAAACAGGGCCTGGGAGCCGAGTGCGAGTCCAACGATGCCTGCCCAGTGGATAACTCCCTCTGCTCCAACCGCGTGTGCGTTTGTGCGGATAGCTACTTTGAGAAGGATGAGCAGTGCCTGCGGGGCATCGGTGCCGACTGCTCGGTGGAGGATGACTGCCTAGTTGAGAACACCGTCTGCCAGGAGAAGGACGAGGAGGATCAGTCGCGCACCTGCCAGTGTCGGAAGGGATATGTACACTTCAAGGATCAGTGCCTAAAAGAAG ccgaggagctggaggacGAGTGCGTCGACGATGAGCAGTGCAAGCCACTCCTGGCCAGCTGCAATTCGGAGGGCAAGTGTGGATGCAGCGATGAGCAGCACGAGAAGAACGGAGTCTGTGAGAAGAAGCGAG AGCTGGGTGAGTCGTGCACCAAGGCCACAGAGTGCTATGTAGAAAAGGATCCCGAGAACGTGGAGTGCCGCAACTCGGTGTGCCAGTGCAAAGTTGGCTACTCGGCCAATCAGAATCAGTGCATTCGTGTGATGCCCAATAAGAAAA ATTCTTCCGGTAGACCCAGTGCTCTCAAAATCATCACCTTCATGCTGATTGGCTCTGCTTTCCTGATCACCAGTGCGGCCATAAAGCAGGCCTACTACTAA
- the LOC26534936 gene encoding uncharacterized protein LOC26534936, translating to MSYNCPVHNKDSSALTITRSPNSDDAKIAMCACLELANCQAENCQLKQKLIEYQAKICSLEQLVSTIAEEQHQILKEVVELRKETRAAPMETDGNVVEPSANPSVVYQDDLEDEDGYNPDSESEDDGIRSPVLSTHSSMASLVSLSFSSTSSLEQNTFNDSSDSEFIQAFYSENEENLEAHLIPVASSPKVSTPQSYTFDSDGEL from the exons ATGTCCTACAATTGCCCGGTTCATAATAAGGACTCCAGTGCCTTAACCAT TACCAGGTCCCCAAACTCGGACGACGCCAAGATCGCCATGTGCGCCTGCTTGGAGTTGGCCAACTGTCAGGCTGAAAACTGCCAGCTGAAGCAAAAACTGATCGAGTACCAGGCCAAGATCTGCAGTCTGGAGCAGCTGGTGTCCACCATTgcggaggagcagcaccaGATCCTCAAAGAAGTGGTCGAGTTGCGCAAAGAGACCCGCGCTGCGCCGATGGAAACCGATGGAAACGTGGTGGAACCTTCGGCCAACCCATCCGTGGTGTATCAGGACGATCtcgaggatgaggatggaTACAACCCGGATTCTGAATCCGAGGACGACGGTATCCGGTCTCCCGTCCTCTCAACACATTCTTCGATGGCTTCGCTGGTTTCTTTGAGTTTCTCATCCACCAGCTCCTTGGAGCAGAACACATTTAATGATAGTTCAGATTCTGAATTCATTCAAGCTTTTTATAGCGAAAATGAGGAGAATTTGGAAGCCCATCTCATTCCAGTCGCATCTTCTCCGAAAGTTTCGACGCCACAGAGTTACACTTTTGATTCCGATGGCGAACTATAG
- the LOC6536888 gene encoding sialin isoform X1, translating into MHVLEAVPPNRSAMSSKSWTLPRLSQSSASSAHGLLGSVRLTYAICAFLATCLHAAMRNMLGMIILKMVMPRPEDALVVPPEFGRLTEGNITSTGRCGSPRIIFNPQIQETQSGDLPWTRNQELTFPGVYYYGYVVSISLSGYLADRCSSKVLFLVSLIFEAVAYILLPAMAHFSFEAAVVDLVICGLLAGCGNPAMYKLFVTWAHPTERTALLSFAYSGLLMGSMLVYPVASYLSNFGWELSFYVVGGVGLSLGIACCFLVYDTVEQHPRISDEEVEYLRQGKSQLGLQQQPVLRIPWKSLLTAPPAYAFILTHMFHTYSFLVIVQLMPRFMREAMEFELREVGFLSAAPYLGGICSKVMCILGGSYVERRVGSDQNCVRRMLYGICSILTTSLIGVIILADCNNKILVLVMFAFMMATTDMGFSGYWPTLLYFAPSFAGLLSGLANGLAHLSGFLAPHLVAALVHTGSKDEWNVVLVTLIACNTLAMLVFAFCSSTNLQPWDPRSRKEKETGSPRAQDSNS; encoded by the exons atgcatgtgCTGGAAGCTGTGCCTCCAAATCGCTCCGCCATGAGCAGCAAGTCGTGGACGCTGCCACGCCTCTCGCAGTCCAGCGCCTCCTCCGCCCACGGACTGCTGGGATCCGTCCGTCTGACCTACGCCATATGCGCCTTCCTGGCCACTTGCCTGCACGCCGCCATGAGGAACATGCTCGGCATGATCATCCTGAAGATGGTCATGCCTCGGCCGGAGGATGCACTGGTTGTGCCACCGGAGTTTGGTCGCCTAACGGAGGGAAATATCACCTCCACGGGGCGGTGTGGCTCTCCTCGGATCATTTTCAATCCCCAAATCCAAGAGACTCAG TCTGGCGACCTGCCATGGACCCGAAATCAGGAGCTGACGTTCCCTGGTGTTTACTACTATGGCTACGTGGTTTCCATCTCGTTATCCGGCTACCTGGCAGATCGGTGCAGCAGCAAGGTGCTGTTCCTCGTGTCCCTAATCTTCGAGGCGGTGGCCTACATCCTGCTCCCAGCGATGGCGCATTTTAGCTTCGAGGCCGCAGTTGTTGATCTGGTCATTTGCGGCTTGCTGGCC GGCTGTGGCAATCCTGCAATGTACAAACTGTTTGTGACCTGGGCTCATCCCACTGAGAGAACAGCGCTCCTATCCTTCGCCTACAGTGGACTTCTGATGGGCTCCATGTTGGTTTACCCGGTGGCCAGTTACCTGAGCAACTTCGGCTGGGAGCTGTCCTTCTATGTAGTAGGTGGGGTTGGCCTTTCCTTAGGCATTGCCTGCTGCTTTCTCGTTTATGACACTGTGGAGCAGCATCCAAGGATATCGGATGAGGAGGTTGAATACCTTAGGCAGGGAAAGAGCCAATTGGGccttcagcagcagcca GTGCTGCGGATTCCCTGGAAGAGCCTGCTAACCGCTCCGCCCGCCTACGCCTTCATCCTGACCCACATGTTCCACACATACTCCTTTCTGGTGATTGTACAACTGATGCCGCGATTTATGCGCGAGGCCATGGAATTTGAGCTGCGCGAGGTGGGTTTCCTCTCGGCTGCTCCGTATCTGGGCGGGATCTGCTCGAAGGTGATGTGCATCCTGGGTGGCAGCTACGTGGAACGTCGCGTGGGTTCTGACCAGAACTGTGTGCGGAGAATGCTGTACGGGATCT GCAGCATCCTGACCACTTCTTTGATTGGGGTCATCATCCTGGCTGATTGCAATAACAAAATACTGGTACTTGTGATGTTCGCCTTCATGATGGCCACTACGGATATGGGTTTCAGTGGCTACTGGCCCACGCTGCTCTACTTTGCGCCCTCCTTCGCGGGATTGCTTTCGGGTCTGGCCAACGGACTGGCTCACCTTTCCGGATTCCTAGCTCCCCACCTTGTCGCCGCTCTGGTTCACACT GGCAGCAAGGATGAGTGGAATGTGGTGCTGGTGACGCTGATTGCCTGTAATACGCTGGCCATGTTGGTATTTGCGTTTTGCAGCAGTACGAACCTACAACCTTGGGATCCTCGTAGcagaaaagagaaagagacCGGGTCACCACGTGCTCAGGATTCGAATAGTTAG